One part of the Sorangiineae bacterium MSr11954 genome encodes these proteins:
- the moeB gene encoding molybdopterin-synthase adenylyltransferase MoeB — protein MPTTYTDLLADVKKKTKEVSLDELKRRLEAGEKITLLDVREKEENRAGYIPGSVSIPRGFLEMQVESKIPDKSAKIVAYCAGGTRSALAAATLAELGYTNVETAMPGFVRWKDLGYPMETPPQLTDAQRDRYSRHILLPEVGEVGQARLLQSKVLLLGAGGLGSPAALYLAAAGVGTLGIVDADTVDASNLQRQILHATSRLGIPKVASAAKAIADINPDVKVIGHEERLTSANVDRLFRDYDVVVDGTDNFPTRYLVNDASVWLGKPVVHGSIFRFDGQVTTFLPPKAAAKFGRDPGPCYRCLYPEPPPPHLAPSCQEAGVLGILCGIVGTLQATEAIKLLLGKGDVLAGRLVTYDSLKMQFRELKLRKDPDCPVCGKSPTITSYIDYEGFCAIGV, from the coding sequence ATGCCTACGACCTACACCGATCTACTCGCAGACGTTAAGAAGAAGACCAAAGAGGTATCGCTCGACGAGCTCAAGAGGCGTCTCGAGGCGGGGGAGAAGATCACGCTCCTCGACGTGCGTGAGAAAGAAGAGAACCGAGCCGGCTACATCCCGGGCTCGGTGTCGATTCCACGCGGGTTCCTCGAGATGCAGGTCGAGTCGAAGATCCCGGACAAGTCCGCCAAAATCGTCGCCTATTGCGCGGGCGGCACCCGCTCGGCGCTGGCCGCCGCCACCTTGGCGGAGCTCGGCTACACCAACGTGGAGACGGCGATGCCCGGCTTCGTTCGTTGGAAGGACCTGGGCTACCCCATGGAAACCCCGCCGCAGCTCACCGACGCGCAGCGCGATCGGTACTCGCGGCACATCCTCCTGCCGGAGGTGGGTGAGGTCGGACAGGCGCGCCTCTTACAGAGCAAGGTGCTGCTCCTTGGCGCCGGCGGGCTTGGCTCCCCGGCCGCGCTCTACTTGGCCGCCGCCGGCGTGGGCACCTTGGGCATCGTCGACGCGGACACCGTCGATGCGTCCAACCTGCAGCGCCAGATCCTGCACGCCACCAGCCGCCTGGGGATCCCGAAGGTCGCGAGCGCCGCCAAGGCCATCGCCGACATCAACCCCGACGTCAAAGTGATCGGCCACGAAGAGCGCCTCACCAGCGCCAACGTCGATCGCCTCTTTCGCGACTACGACGTGGTGGTCGACGGCACGGACAACTTCCCCACGCGCTACCTGGTGAACGACGCCAGCGTATGGCTCGGCAAGCCCGTGGTTCACGGCTCCATCTTCCGCTTCGATGGCCAAGTGACAACGTTCCTCCCGCCGAAGGCCGCCGCCAAGTTCGGGCGCGATCCCGGCCCTTGCTACCGTTGCTTGTACCCGGAGCCGCCCCCGCCGCACCTCGCCCCGAGCTGCCAGGAAGCGGGCGTGCTCGGGATTTTGTGCGGCATCGTCGGCACCTTGCAGGCCACGGAAGCCATCAAGCTCTTGCTCGGCAAGGGCGACGTGCTGGCCGGCCGCTTGGTCACCTACGACAGCCTGAAAATGCAGTTCCGCGAGCTCAAGCTCCGCAAGGATCCGGATTGCCCGGTGTGCGGGAAGAGCCCGACCATCACGAGCTACATCGACTACGAAGGCTTCTGCGCCATCGGCGTTTAG
- the dtd gene encoding D-aminoacyl-tRNA deacylase, which produces MRAVIQRVSSARVEVDGEITGAIERGLLVYLGVGIGDGPKDRAYLLDKILNARIFENLEGKFDRSVLDVGGELLVVSQFTLYGDLRRGRRPSFDGALRPEEAEAMYEAFVHEARARGVGVATGRFRAHMHVSSVNDGPVTLWLDTAKAAD; this is translated from the coding sequence ATGCGCGCCGTCATTCAACGGGTATCGTCCGCACGGGTCGAGGTGGACGGGGAGATCACGGGGGCCATCGAACGCGGGCTGCTCGTCTATCTGGGCGTGGGGATCGGCGATGGCCCAAAGGACCGCGCCTACCTCCTCGACAAGATCCTGAACGCGCGCATCTTCGAGAACCTCGAGGGCAAGTTCGACCGCAGCGTGCTCGACGTCGGCGGTGAGCTCCTGGTGGTGAGCCAGTTCACCCTCTACGGCGACCTTCGCCGCGGCCGCCGTCCCAGCTTCGACGGCGCCCTCCGGCCCGAGGAGGCCGAGGCCATGTACGAGGCGTTCGTGCACGAGGCGCGCGCACGCGGCGTCGGCGTGGCCACCGGCCGCTTTCGCGCGCACATGCACGTGTCGAGCGTCAACGACGGCCCCGTCACCCTCTGGCTCGACACCGCCAAGGCCGCGGACTAG
- a CDS encoding DUF882 domain-containing protein, whose amino-acid sequence MKALFALGTVTALSLASFGDALAASPSSPAASPATAPAPATAVKSAAAPASAQKSAPAANRHTESAAASPSTPSTGAKPASGARPAPAHAPHGKTAGRARSGGMVPERTLEERPAKGALPGLKASKDKAKPPCFRDAVTIVHFAEEDTFPLTRCDGSVAHLAVERLSVLSRPGSAAKPGVDPSDLAKVKGNKLAPGIRRIDAKLVERIQSVVDHFSKGKHARLQLISGYRPASAGSYHATGRALDMRIDGVSNEALIAYCKTLPDTGCGYYPNSSFIHIDVREPGTGHVTWIDASGPGESPRYVSAWPPPAASSPASPNTPPPSDESAVTVEDALAKLDRLFPPLPADEHTTHMGEGKIDDDDDAPAAPSKPAAPSSEKKSEGLRYQR is encoded by the coding sequence ATGAAGGCTTTGTTCGCGCTCGGTACGGTTACTGCTCTCAGCCTCGCGTCGTTTGGCGACGCCCTTGCCGCATCGCCCTCGAGCCCCGCGGCCTCTCCTGCAACGGCGCCGGCGCCGGCGACCGCGGTCAAATCGGCGGCGGCCCCCGCCTCCGCGCAAAAGAGCGCGCCCGCCGCCAACCGGCACACGGAGAGCGCCGCCGCGTCGCCTTCGACGCCCTCGACCGGGGCAAAGCCCGCATCCGGCGCGAGGCCCGCGCCGGCCCATGCCCCGCACGGCAAGACGGCCGGGCGCGCGCGTTCGGGCGGCATGGTGCCGGAGCGCACCTTGGAGGAGCGTCCGGCCAAGGGCGCGCTGCCGGGTTTGAAAGCTTCGAAGGACAAGGCGAAGCCGCCGTGCTTTCGCGACGCGGTGACCATCGTGCACTTCGCCGAGGAAGACACATTTCCGCTGACCCGTTGCGATGGCAGCGTCGCGCACCTTGCGGTGGAGCGTCTCTCCGTTCTGTCGCGCCCGGGGAGCGCGGCCAAGCCGGGCGTCGACCCCAGCGATCTGGCGAAGGTCAAGGGCAACAAGCTGGCGCCGGGCATCCGCCGTATCGATGCCAAGCTGGTGGAGCGCATTCAGTCGGTCGTCGACCACTTTTCGAAGGGCAAGCACGCGCGCTTGCAGCTGATCTCCGGCTACCGCCCGGCCAGCGCGGGCAGCTACCACGCCACCGGCCGCGCGCTCGATATGCGCATCGATGGGGTCTCGAACGAAGCGTTGATCGCGTACTGCAAGACCCTGCCCGACACGGGGTGCGGCTACTACCCGAACAGCTCCTTCATCCACATCGACGTGCGCGAGCCGGGGACGGGTCACGTCACCTGGATCGATGCCAGCGGCCCCGGCGAGTCCCCCCGCTACGTTTCCGCGTGGCCGCCGCCCGCCGCATCGTCGCCTGCCTCGCCCAACACACCGCCGCCATCCGACGAATCCGCCGTCACCGTGGAGGACGCGCTCGCCAAGCTGGATCGGCTGTTCCCTCCGCTGCCCGCGGACGAGCACACGACCCACATGGGCGAGGGCAAAATCGACGACGACGACGATGCTCCGGCGGCGCCGTCGAAGCCTGCGGCTCCGAGCTCGGAAAAGAAGTCCGAGGGGCTTCGCTACCAGCGGTAG